TGTAGGCCAGGCCTTTTTTCACGGCATCGGGCGTCAGCAGCGCCGGGCCACGGCCAGGCACCAGTTTGTCGAAGTTCATGGCCGTCAAGTTGTCCAGCGTCTGCGGCCAGTCGGCCAGGTAGGCGTCACCGGTATAGCAGGCGGCGTCGGCCTCGACCAGGTCGCCCGAGAAGCAGATGTTCTGGCTGGGGATATAGACGATGGCGTCGCCCTTGGTGTGGCCACGGCCGATCTGCTTGATGCGCACCTCCAGCTTGCCCAGCCAGACGGCCATCTCACCCTCGAACGTCATGGTCGGCCAGGTCAGGCCGGGCACGCTCTCCACCGCCTGGAACAGGCGCGGGAAGCGCCCGATCTCCGAGTCCATGTCCTGCTGGCCGCGCTCGACGATCAGGTCGTAGGTGTCGCGGCTGGCGATGATCTGCTCCAGGCCTTCGTCCGTATAGCCCGACGCGCCCAGCACGCGCACGGCGTGGTAGTGCGTCAGCACCACGTACTTGATGGGCTTGTCGGTGATCTCGCGTACTTTGGCGATGACACCCTGGGCGGCCACGGGGGTGGCCGTGGCGTCGATGATCATGCAGCCGTCGTCGCCGATGATGACGCCGGTGTTGGGGTCGCCCTCGGCGGTATAGGCATAGGCGTTGTCGCTGAGTTTTTCCCAGCTGATTTTTTTCTCTTCCAGATCGGCATGGGAGGCAAATTTCTTCTCGCTCACAACGCGGTACTCCTGTAGCAAAGGTAAAAACGACTGATTGGTCGGAATTAAACCGCCTTTGCATTTATCAGGCAAACGCTTTTTAATGATCGATTTATAGAATTACCTTATGAATGTCACCTTGCGCCAGCTCCATGCCTTCGTCGCCGTGGCTGACACCGGCAGCTTCACGCTGGCCGCCGAACGGCTGTTTCTCACGCAGTCGGCGCTCAGCTCGCTGATCAAGGAGCTGGAGGGGCAGCTGGGCCTGCGCCTGTTCGACCGCAGCACGCGGCGCCTGCGCCTGTCCGAGACCGGGCGCGAGCTATACCCGCAGATCGAGAAGATCCTGCACGACCTGGAGGGCGTGATCAGCGAGGTCGGCAACCTCAAGGCGCTGGCGCGCGGCAGCGTGCGCGTGGCCGTGCCGCAATTGCTGGCCTGCACGCTGCTGCCCGAGGTCATGGCGGACTTTCACGCGCAGCACCCGAGCGTGCATCTGCGCGTGGTGGACTGCGCCGTGGAAAGCGTCATGGCGCGGGTGTTCTCGGGCGAGGTGGACATCGGCCTGGGGCCGGAGCGCCAGACCAATTCCGACATCCAGGCCGAGCAGCTGTTCCGCCTGCCCTTCATGGCGGTGCTGCCGCCCGGGCACCCGCTGGCCCGGCGCCGGCGCCTGCTCTGGAGCGACCTGAGCGGCCAGCCCATGATCACGCTGCAGGGCCAGTTCACCGAGCTGCTGGTCAGCGACGTGGGCGAGGCCGCGCGCGACCTGAACAAGGAGGCCTTCACCCAGGTCACCTTCATGACCACGGCGCTGGCCCTGGTGCGCGCCGGCCTGGGTCTGACGCTGTGCATGCCCTATGCGCGCACGCTGGTCGAGCAGTACGGGCTGGTCATGCGGCCCGTCGGCGAGCCGGTGGTCGAGCGCTCTTTCTGGATCTTCACCCGGCGCGCGCGCTCGCTGTCGCCGGCTGCCCAGGGCTTTCTGGAGTTTCTGCAACAGCGCCTGCAAGGCTCCGGGCGGCCCGCCTGAAGCGGCTGCGTTCAGACCTCCAGCCACTCCTTGCGCACGGCTGCGTTGGCGCGCAGCTCCTGCGGCGTGCCGTCGAAGACGATGCTGCCGTGGCCCATGACCAGCGCCCGGTCGGAAATGGTCATGGCAATGGTGAGTTTCTGCTCGATCAGCAGCACCGAGATGCCCTTGGCCTTGAGCGTGGTCAGGTACTCGCCCACCAGCTCGACGATCTTCGGCGCCAGGCCTTCGGTGGGCTCGTCGATGATGATGAGGTCGGGGTCGCCCATGAGCGTGCGGCACAGGGTCAGCATCTGCTGCTCGCCGCCGGACATGACGCCTGCCGGCACGTTGCGCCGCTCGCCCAGGCGCGGGAACATGGCGAACATGTCGTCCTCGCTCCAGCGGCTGCCGCGCCCATTGCCCTTCTGGCCCAGCAGCAGGTTTTGATGCACCGTCAGGTTCGGGAAGACATCGCGGCTCTCGGGCACGTAGCCCAGGCCCAGGTGGGCAATCTCGTAGGCCTTCTTGCCGGCTAGGTTGGCGCCCTTCCAGTCGATCCGGCCCTGCCAGTCCACCAGGCCCATGATGGCCTTGGCGGCGGTGGAGCGGCCCGAGCCGTTGCGCCCCAGCAGGGCCACGATCTCGCCGGGCCGCACCTCGAAGTTCACGCCATGCAGCACATGGCTCTTGCCGTAGTAGGCGTGCAGGTTCTCGATCTTCAGCATGTCAATGCCCCTCCGCCTGCTGGTCGGCAATCACCGAACCCAGGTAGGCCTCCTGCACGCGCGCATTGGCGCGCACGTTCTCGGGTGTGTCGAAGGCGATGACCTCGCCATAGACCACTACCGCAATCCGGTCGGCCAGGCCGAAGACCACGCCCATGTCGTGCTCCACGGTCAGCAGCGTGCGCCCCTCGGTGACCTCGCGGATCAGGGCGATGAAGCGCGCCGTCTCGGTCGTGCTCATGCCAGCGGTGGGTTCGTCCAGCAAGATGACGCTGGCGCCGCCGGCGATGGTGATGCCGATCTCCAGCGCGCGCTGCTCGGCGTAGGTCAGGTTCATGGCCAGCACGTCGCGCTTGTGGGCCAGGCCGATGCGCACCATGAGTTGCTCGGCCTGCTCGTTGGCATCCCTCAGGCGCGACAGGAAGCGCCAGAAGGCGTAGCGGTAGCCCAGGCTCCACAGCACGCCGCAGCGCAGGTTCTCGAAGACCGACAGGCGCGGAAAGATGTTGGTGATCTGGAAGCTGCGCGACAGCCCCATGCGGTTGATCTCGAAGGGCTGCTTGCCATCGATACGCGCGCCGTGCAGCAGCACCTGGCCGCTGGTGGGCGCAAAGCGACCGCTGATCAAATTGAACAGCGTGGATTTGCCCGCGCCGTTGGGGCCGATGATGGCCACGCGCTCACCGGCGCGCACCGCCAGGTCGGCACCCCGGATGATTTCGGTCTTGCCAAAGCTCTTGCGCAGTTCGCGCAGCTCCAGCGCGTACCCGGTGGATTGTTGACTGGTGCTCATGCCGCCACCCCCGTGCGTTGCAACTGCTGCTCGATGTGCTCCTGGATGGTGCTCCAGCGGCGCACGAAGACGCGCCGGCAGGCCTCCAGCGCCACGCCGCCGACCGCCAGCAGTGCGCCGGCGCCCAGCCAGGTGGCCGTGCTGGCCGCATCCAAGTGCCGGCCCAGGAAATCCAGCTCGCTGCCCATGGCGGCGTTGAGCTGCAGGTGGTAGGTCATCTCGACCATGGCCGCCGCACCCAGCACCGCCACCAGGCCCGAGACGGCCAGCCCAGATAGGGCAGCGCCAGCCGGCGCCACAGGCCAAAGCGCACCACGCGCACGTTCATCATGATCAGGCTGGCGATGCCGCCGGGCGCATACATGACCATCAGCAGGAACACCAGGCCCAGGTACAGCAGCCAGGCCTTGGACAGCTCGGACAGCAGCACCGAGGCAAACACCAGCAGCACCGCACCGATGATGGGCCCGAAGAAAAAGCCCGCGCCGCCCAGGAAAGTGAACAGCAGATAGCCGCCCGAGCGGATGGTGCTGACGCTGTCGGCGCCCGTGACGATCTCGAAGTTGATGGCTGCCAGCGCCCCGCCCACGCCAGCGAAGAAGCCGGCGATGATG
This portion of the Melaminivora jejuensis genome encodes:
- a CDS encoding ABC transporter ATP-binding protein → MLKIENLHAYYGKSHVLHGVNFEVRPGEIVALLGRNGSGRSTAAKAIMGLVDWQGRIDWKGANLAGKKAYEIAHLGLGYVPESRDVFPNLTVHQNLLLGQKGNGRGSRWSEDDMFAMFPRLGERRNVPAGVMSGGEQQMLTLCRTLMGDPDLIIIDEPTEGLAPKIVELVGEYLTTLKAKGISVLLIEQKLTIAMTISDRALVMGHGSIVFDGTPQELRANAAVRKEWLEV
- a CDS encoding ABC transporter ATP-binding protein, with protein sequence MSTSQQSTGYALELRELRKSFGKTEIIRGADLAVRAGERVAIIGPNGAGKSTLFNLISGRFAPTSGQVLLHGARIDGKQPFEINRMGLSRSFQITNIFPRLSVFENLRCGVLWSLGYRYAFWRFLSRLRDANEQAEQLMVRIGLAHKRDVLAMNLTYAEQRALEIGITIAGGASVILLDEPTAGMSTTETARFIALIREVTEGRTLLTVEHDMGVVFGLADRIAVVVYGEVIAFDTPENVRANARVQEAYLGSVIADQQAEGH
- a CDS encoding MBL fold metallo-hydrolase, producing MSEKKFASHADLEEKKISWEKLSDNAYAYTAEGDPNTGVIIGDDGCMIIDATATPVAAQGVIAKVREITDKPIKYVVLTHYHAVRVLGASGYTDEGLEQIIASRDTYDLIVERGQQDMDSEIGRFPRLFQAVESVPGLTWPTMTFEGEMAVWLGKLEVRIKQIGRGHTKGDAIVYIPSQNICFSGDLVEADAACYTGDAYLADWPQTLDNLTAMNFDKLVPGRGPALLTPDAVKKGLAYTRDFVSTLYTSAQEAVAQGMDLKATMAHTRKNMDPKFGHVFIYEHCLPFDVTRAHDEASGIRDPRIWTAERDQQMWHALQQD
- a CDS encoding LysR family transcriptional regulator is translated as MNVTLRQLHAFVAVADTGSFTLAAERLFLTQSALSSLIKELEGQLGLRLFDRSTRRLRLSETGRELYPQIEKILHDLEGVISEVGNLKALARGSVRVAVPQLLACTLLPEVMADFHAQHPSVHLRVVDCAVESVMARVFSGEVDIGLGPERQTNSDIQAEQLFRLPFMAVLPPGHPLARRRRLLWSDLSGQPMITLQGQFTELLVSDVGEAARDLNKEAFTQVTFMTTALALVRAGLGLTLCMPYARTLVEQYGLVMRPVGEPVVERSFWIFTRRARSLSPAAQGFLEFLQQRLQGSGRPA